One Pantoea trifolii genomic region harbors:
- a CDS encoding MFS transporter, producing MKKRYSTKVLALFCALSFLMYVDRVNLSTAAGLIKQDLGLNNTDLGLIFSAFAYTYLVFQIIGGWFVDRFGARKTIIICGSIWVVATICTGFAGGFASLFLSRMLLGVGEGAALPSQARAMTFWFSSEKRGFVQGITHSFSRFGNAVTPSLVALLVLMHSWRFSFIALGVITAVWLGFWIAGFRDNPHHIADMSEEERKILPKLDAYMTDKVKAPTPWKALLKRIGPTMGVYFCYGWTGWLFFTWLPTFFMNGRGMDLKSSALFTSAVFLSGVVGNTVGGIVSDKILKRTGNVVAARRNVIIFSFLSAGLLLIPVISSTNMTVITACLGLAFFCLELTIGPIWAVPMEITPKFVGVASGLVNSGSAVAGIISPILFGIIIDRTGNWSLPFYGSVVLLMVGIVLTFFMRPDIPLSEDSPSRGEVQPANNAYH from the coding sequence ATGAAAAAACGATACAGTACGAAAGTACTGGCGCTTTTCTGCGCCCTGTCATTTCTGATGTATGTCGATCGCGTAAACCTTTCAACTGCGGCGGGGCTGATAAAGCAGGATCTTGGCCTCAATAACACCGATCTGGGCCTGATTTTTTCTGCCTTCGCTTACACCTACTTAGTGTTTCAGATTATCGGTGGCTGGTTTGTTGACCGCTTCGGCGCACGCAAAACCATTATCATCTGCGGCAGTATCTGGGTGGTCGCGACCATCTGTACCGGTTTTGCTGGTGGTTTCGCTTCGCTGTTCCTGTCACGCATGCTGCTTGGCGTAGGCGAAGGGGCGGCATTGCCGTCACAAGCACGCGCCATGACATTCTGGTTCTCCAGCGAGAAGCGTGGCTTTGTACAAGGTATCACCCACTCATTTTCACGCTTTGGTAATGCTGTTACGCCATCGCTGGTGGCGCTGTTAGTACTGATGCACTCCTGGCGCTTCTCATTTATCGCATTGGGCGTTATCACCGCCGTATGGCTCGGTTTCTGGATTGCAGGCTTCCGCGATAACCCGCATCACATTGCCGATATGAGTGAAGAAGAACGCAAGATTTTGCCAAAACTTGACGCCTACATGACGGACAAAGTGAAAGCCCCCACGCCATGGAAAGCGCTGCTCAAACGTATTGGACCAACCATGGGCGTCTATTTTTGCTACGGCTGGACCGGCTGGCTGTTCTTCACCTGGCTTCCGACTTTCTTTATGAACGGTCGCGGCATGGACCTGAAATCGTCCGCACTCTTCACCTCAGCAGTGTTTCTCTCGGGTGTGGTGGGGAATACCGTCGGCGGCATCGTGAGTGACAAAATCCTGAAACGCACCGGCAATGTAGTGGCGGCGCGACGTAACGTCATTATCTTTAGCTTTCTGAGCGCCGGTTTGCTGCTTATTCCGGTGATCAGCTCCACCAACATGACGGTCATTACCGCCTGTCTCGGTCTGGCTTTCTTCTGCCTGGAACTGACCATTGGGCCTATCTGGGCAGTGCCAATGGAGATCACGCCTAAGTTCGTTGGCGTCGCCAGTGGCCTGGTGAATTCCGGCTCAGCGGTGGCGGGCATCATTTCGCCGATTCTGTTTGGCATCATCATTGATAGAACCGGCAACTGGAGCTTGCCATTTTATGGCTCGGTTGTGCTGCTGATGGTCGGCATCGTGCTTACCTTCTTTATGCGCCCGGACATTCCGTTGTCTGAAGACTCCCCTTCTCGCGGTGAAGTACAGCCCGCAAATAATGCTTATCACTGA
- a CDS encoding MipA/OmpV family protein — protein sequence MITRKKALYSGCLLLVSFSASTRADDSAAQDGVMMGVGAQTTPKYSGADKQRWQVVPMVQARKGAFFIDSQKGVGYDLQSDSALYLEQTLGYGLGRADKDSNWRDGSDKLRGMGTINATLNTGIAAGWAISPWLIFEAKAVLPLTASQGVNYRTSVTLIPLQSQEDNLSLQTSALFGDARYMQTWYGVNARQSDKSGYTIYSPAAGFYGVETDLTWSHQFTQQWGGALSTGYTWLDDHAADSPIVFRQNQLTATAAVTYTF from the coding sequence ATGATAACCAGAAAAAAGGCGCTGTACAGTGGCTGTTTGTTACTGGTCAGTTTCAGTGCCAGCACGCGCGCCGATGACAGCGCAGCGCAGGATGGCGTGATGATGGGCGTGGGCGCGCAGACCACGCCGAAATACAGCGGCGCAGATAAGCAACGCTGGCAGGTGGTGCCGATGGTGCAGGCCCGAAAGGGCGCATTTTTCATCGATTCGCAAAAGGGTGTTGGCTACGATTTGCAAAGTGACAGCGCCCTATATCTGGAGCAGACATTGGGGTATGGCCTGGGCAGGGCGGACAAGGATTCCAACTGGCGCGATGGTTCTGACAAGCTGCGTGGCATGGGCACAATCAATGCCACGCTCAACACCGGAATTGCTGCCGGTTGGGCGATCTCGCCGTGGTTAATTTTTGAAGCGAAAGCCGTGCTGCCGCTGACAGCCAGCCAGGGCGTAAATTATCGCACTTCGGTTACGTTGATTCCGCTACAAAGCCAGGAGGATAACCTTTCCTTGCAGACCTCCGCGCTGTTTGGAGATGCGCGCTACATGCAAACCTGGTACGGCGTCAACGCGCGTCAAAGCGACAAAAGTGGCTATACGATTTACTCACCTGCAGCAGGATTTTATGGGGTAGAAACCGACCTGACATGGAGTCATCAGTTTACGCAGCAATGGGGCGGCGCACTGAGCACGGGTTACACGTGGCTGGACGATCACGCGGCGGACAGTCCCATTGTATTCAGGCAGAACCAACTGACCGCAACAGCGGCGGTGACGTATACATTCTAG
- a CDS encoding sensor histidine kinase has product MKKSPPQTLWRWICVRILTLAIVTVIAVAGIMFLRFALQNLWIIHHMPPDMRQEFLTLRAHPQSNLPRFHEIVDERWGVRYSDPSVGAADWLMVIILIFIITPFVAFTVLRYARPLALQFSHLKKTADRVSEGQFGSSATMVKSAPAELLHFAHDFNRMSQQLALYDRELRASHVALAHELRSPLTAAIGRMQGLLDGVFQPEPQQLEMVMKQLRHMSRLIDELHLLSLADAGQLKLDLHVINPGELARERVAWVRPQAEASGMIISVVADSTLTCRADPFRLGQVFSVLIENALRYGKPAGQLQIIARAVPGGCSIEFRDDGPGVTPAFLPEMFERFTRGESSRARHSGGSGLGLSIARAICVAHGGSISAKLPKEGGLSLAIFLPNVSAEPLSRS; this is encoded by the coding sequence ATGAAAAAGTCACCTCCTCAAACGCTGTGGCGCTGGATCTGCGTGCGTATTTTGACGCTGGCCATCGTCACGGTTATTGCCGTCGCCGGGATTATGTTCCTGCGCTTTGCGCTGCAAAACCTGTGGATCATCCACCATATGCCGCCGGACATGCGCCAGGAATTTCTGACGCTGCGCGCGCATCCGCAATCTAATCTGCCGCGCTTCCACGAGATCGTTGATGAACGCTGGGGTGTGCGCTACTCGGATCCTTCGGTCGGTGCCGCTGACTGGCTGATGGTGATCATCCTGATTTTCATCATTACGCCGTTTGTTGCTTTCACCGTTCTGCGCTACGCCCGTCCGCTGGCGCTGCAATTCAGCCACCTGAAAAAAACCGCTGATCGGGTATCCGAAGGGCAGTTTGGCTCATCCGCCACCATGGTAAAAAGCGCCCCGGCGGAGCTGCTGCACTTCGCGCACGACTTTAATCGCATGAGCCAGCAACTGGCGCTCTACGATCGTGAGCTGCGCGCCTCGCACGTGGCGCTGGCACACGAACTACGCTCGCCGCTGACGGCCGCCATTGGTCGAATGCAAGGTCTGCTGGATGGTGTGTTTCAGCCTGAACCGCAGCAGCTGGAAATGGTCATGAAACAGTTGCGTCACATGAGCCGACTCATTGATGAGCTCCACCTGCTGTCACTGGCCGACGCCGGACAACTCAAGCTGGATCTGCATGTGATCAATCCGGGAGAACTGGCACGCGAGCGCGTGGCCTGGGTGCGACCGCAAGCCGAAGCCAGCGGCATGATCATCAGCGTGGTAGCAGACAGCACGCTCACCTGCCGCGCCGATCCCTTCCGGTTGGGTCAGGTTTTTAGCGTGTTGATTGAAAACGCCTTGCGCTATGGCAAACCTGCGGGCCAGTTGCAGATTATCGCACGGGCGGTACCGGGAGGCTGCAGTATTGAATTCAGGGATGATGGCCCCGGCGTCACACCGGCGTTTCTGCCAGAGATGTTCGAACGCTTCACGCGCGGCGAATCCTCACGCGCGCGACACTCCGGCGGCAGCGGACTTGGCCTGTCGATCGCCCGTGCCATCTGCGTGGCGCACGGCGGCAGTATTAGCGCCAAACTCCCCAAAGAGGGTGGCCTTAGCCTGGCAATTTTTTTGCCTAACGTCAGTGCGGAGCCGTTGTCGCGCTCTTGA
- a CDS encoding cation-transporting P-type ATPase, which translates to MTVIPIQPKRPEASARPYYQQDNAAVFNAINSSPAGLSTNDAQQRLDANGPNVLPQKAEKSLLMRFLAHFKDVLIYILLAAAVITAVMGHWVDTFVILGVAVINAMIGFIQESNAEKSLKSIQNMMSSDAMVLRDGQQITVATQDLVVGDVVMLRPGDKIPADLRLCEVHNLRVEEAILTGESTVVSKNTVALEGEKALGDRLNLAYSGTTVSSGTALGVVIATGGDTELGHINAMISSIEEAKTPLLVQIDKLGKAIFAIIMLMMIALFVFGYLLRDIAVTELLLSVISLAVAAVPEGLPAIISIILSLGVQSMARNHAIIRKLPTVETLGAMTVICSDKTGTLTMNEMTVKAVVLANSQWRISGNSYEPKGEFTLKAGQQSDALMQGFLQVVDICNESQLRQDANGNWGIVGGPTEGALKVLAAKAGIQSDKVQILSKLPFDSAYKYMAVSCLIDGKPCLLMTGAPDVLLSLCQQQQGATDAEVIDREYWEAAITTYASEGLRTVAAAWRWLPEAQHHIDHEDLRNGMKMLGLACMMDPPRPEAITAIRDCQQAGIRVKMITGDHPETAMAIGQMLGIGNSDSAITGYQLEHMNDAELGVAAREYDIFARTSPEHKLRLVKALESSGEIVGMTGDGVNDAPALKQANVGIAMGIKGTEVTKEAADMILADDNFATIAAAVKEGRRVYDNLKKTILFIMPTNLAQGLLIIIAILMGNLLPLTPVQILWMNMATSATLSFGLAFEPAERNIMRRPPRNARSPVMDGYAIWRVIFVGLLISISAFVLEAWLQPRGYTPEFIRTVLLQMLVTAQWVYMLNCRNSNGFSLDAGLLKNRGIWLVTVVLIALQAMIIYVPLMNTLFGTAPLPFKYWLISLAVSVGIFVLVEIEKRLTRGWRLAR; encoded by the coding sequence ATGACTGTTATTCCTATTCAGCCAAAACGTCCGGAGGCATCCGCGCGGCCCTATTATCAGCAGGATAACGCTGCGGTATTTAACGCAATAAACAGCTCACCAGCGGGGTTGAGCACCAACGATGCCCAGCAACGACTCGACGCCAACGGGCCGAACGTGCTGCCGCAGAAAGCGGAAAAATCACTGCTGATGCGTTTTCTGGCGCATTTCAAAGATGTGCTGATCTATATCCTGCTGGCTGCGGCGGTGATCACGGCGGTAATGGGCCACTGGGTGGATACCTTTGTGATTCTCGGCGTGGCGGTGATCAACGCGATGATCGGCTTCATTCAGGAGAGCAACGCCGAAAAGTCGCTTAAAAGCATCCAGAACATGATGTCGAGCGATGCCATGGTGCTGCGCGACGGCCAGCAGATCACCGTCGCCACGCAGGATCTGGTGGTGGGCGATGTGGTGATGCTGCGTCCTGGCGATAAGATCCCGGCGGATTTGCGTCTGTGCGAGGTGCATAACCTGCGCGTCGAAGAGGCAATCCTGACCGGCGAATCAACGGTGGTGTCAAAAAACACCGTGGCGCTTGAGGGCGAAAAAGCGCTCGGCGATCGCCTGAATCTGGCCTATTCCGGCACCACCGTCAGTTCAGGTACCGCGCTGGGCGTGGTGATCGCCACCGGCGGCGACACCGAGCTGGGTCACATCAATGCGATGATCTCCTCGATTGAGGAGGCGAAAACCCCGCTGCTGGTGCAGATCGACAAGCTCGGTAAAGCCATCTTCGCCATCATTATGCTGATGATGATTGCGCTGTTCGTGTTTGGTTATCTGCTGCGCGACATCGCGGTGACGGAGCTGCTGCTGTCGGTGATCAGCCTGGCGGTGGCGGCGGTGCCGGAAGGTTTACCGGCGATTATCTCGATCATTCTGTCGCTCGGCGTGCAGTCGATGGCGCGTAATCACGCCATCATTCGTAAGTTGCCGACCGTAGAAACGCTCGGTGCCATGACGGTGATCTGCTCGGATAAAACCGGCACGCTGACCATGAACGAGATGACGGTGAAAGCGGTGGTGCTGGCAAACAGCCAGTGGCGCATCAGTGGCAACAGTTATGAACCCAAAGGTGAGTTCACCCTTAAAGCCGGCCAGCAGAGCGATGCGCTGATGCAGGGCTTCTTGCAGGTGGTGGATATCTGTAACGAAAGCCAGCTGCGTCAGGATGCCAACGGCAACTGGGGCATTGTTGGTGGCCCAACCGAAGGGGCGCTGAAAGTGCTGGCGGCCAAGGCGGGCATTCAGAGTGACAAGGTGCAGATTCTGAGCAAGTTGCCGTTTGATTCTGCCTACAAATACATGGCGGTGAGCTGCCTGATTGATGGCAAACCGTGCCTGCTGATGACCGGTGCGCCCGATGTGTTGCTGTCGCTGTGTCAACAGCAGCAGGGTGCTACCGATGCGGAAGTGATTGATCGCGAGTATTGGGAAGCGGCGATCACCACCTACGCCAGCGAAGGGTTGCGCACCGTTGCCGCCGCGTGGCGCTGGCTGCCGGAAGCGCAGCACCACATCGATCATGAGGATTTACGCAACGGCATGAAGATGCTGGGCCTGGCTTGCATGATGGATCCGCCGCGTCCGGAAGCCATCACCGCGATTCGCGACTGTCAGCAGGCAGGGATTCGCGTGAAGATGATTACCGGCGATCACCCGGAAACCGCCATGGCGATTGGCCAGATGCTGGGCATCGGTAACAGCGATTCTGCGATTACCGGCTATCAGCTGGAGCACATGAATGATGCCGAGTTGGGCGTGGCGGCGCGTGAGTACGACATCTTTGCCCGTACCAGCCCCGAGCATAAGCTGCGTCTGGTGAAAGCGCTGGAGAGCAGCGGTGAGATCGTCGGTATGACCGGTGATGGCGTTAATGATGCGCCTGCACTGAAGCAGGCTAATGTCGGTATCGCGATGGGCATCAAAGGCACCGAAGTGACCAAAGAGGCGGCGGATATGATCCTCGCCGATGACAACTTCGCCACCATCGCGGCAGCGGTGAAAGAGGGCCGACGCGTCTACGATAACCTGAAGAAAACCATTCTGTTTATCATGCCGACCAACCTCGCGCAGGGATTGCTGATCATCATTGCGATTCTGATGGGCAACCTGCTGCCGCTAACGCCGGTGCAGATTCTGTGGATGAACATGGCGACCTCGGCGACGCTGTCATTTGGTCTGGCATTCGAACCGGCAGAGCGCAACATCATGCGCCGACCGCCGCGTAACGCACGCAGTCCGGTGATGGATGGTTACGCCATCTGGCGCGTGATTTTCGTCGGCCTGCTGATTTCGATTAGCGCCTTCGTGCTGGAAGCCTGGCTTCAGCCGCGCGGCTATACGCCGGAGTTCATCCGCACCGTGCTGCTGCAGATGCTGGTCACCGCGCAGTGGGTTTACATGCTGAACTGCCGCAACAGTAACGGATTCTCGCTGGATGCCGGCTTGCTGAAAAACCGTGGAATCTGGCTGGTCACCGTGGTGCTTATCGCGCTGCAGGCGATGATTATCTATGTACCATTGATGAACACGCTGTTTGGCACCGCGCCGCTGCCGTTTAAATACTGGCTGATTTCACTGGCGGTGAGTGTTGGGATCTTTGTGCTGGTGGAGATAGAGAAGCGCCTGACACGCGGCTGGCGTCTGGCACGTTAA
- a CDS encoding response regulator transcription factor, which produces MNNRRVLVIEDDADAADVLEAYLLREGYAVEIAGNGLSGLERVEKWKPDLILLDIMLPGMNGTEVLAAVRRRADTPVIMITAMTDTPDRIGALRLGADDYVVKPYHPGEVVARVQAVLRRSRAAVAEDEVLRWQALEVNTAAMTAVVVQPEQHPIRIDLTPTEFSLLVTLMRAPVRALSRQYLIETCMPESEALERVIDTHVYNLRKKLENAGLSEILLNVRGVGYRFRQP; this is translated from the coding sequence ATGAACAACAGACGAGTATTGGTTATTGAGGATGATGCAGACGCGGCAGACGTGCTGGAAGCCTATCTGCTGCGCGAAGGATACGCCGTGGAGATTGCCGGCAATGGGCTCAGCGGACTTGAGCGCGTAGAGAAGTGGAAACCCGATCTCATTCTGCTCGACATCATGTTACCCGGCATGAACGGCACCGAGGTGCTGGCTGCCGTGCGACGCCGCGCTGACACGCCAGTGATTATGATTACCGCGATGACGGACACGCCCGACAGAATCGGCGCGCTGCGCTTGGGCGCGGATGACTACGTGGTGAAACCCTATCATCCGGGTGAAGTGGTTGCGCGCGTGCAGGCCGTGCTGCGCCGCAGCCGTGCGGCAGTTGCCGAGGATGAAGTGCTGCGCTGGCAAGCGCTGGAGGTTAATACTGCGGCGATGACCGCCGTTGTCGTGCAGCCAGAGCAGCATCCAATCCGCATTGACCTCACGCCAACCGAATTTTCTCTGTTGGTGACGCTGATGCGAGCGCCAGTGCGCGCGCTTAGCCGTCAATATCTGATCGAAACCTGTATGCCTGAAAGCGAGGCGCTGGAAAGGGTGATCGATACCCACGTCTACAACCTGCGTAAGAAGCTCGAAAACGCCGGGTTGTCAGAGATATTACTCAACGTGCGCGGCGTGGGTTACAGGTTCAGACAGCCATGA
- a CDS encoding efflux RND transporter permease subunit codes for MSEHSARAKFNLSAWALTHQQLMAFLMLMILGAGMLSYQALPRNEDPAFTIKTAVVSAQWPGADLNDTVQLLTEPLEKKLQEVPYLDYVQSETHPGKTVIFVNLRDSTPPAKVQDIWYQVRKRMQDVSSTLPAGVAGPAVNDDFDDTFGTIYGFTAEGFSARELRDRVESIRDRLMSVPDIGKIALLGVQEEQIVASFSPRKLAGMGLSLQQITDALQAQNALSPAGVIRTDSDNIALRVSGAFNSEQSLRDVTLHLNDRYIPLTDIVTLSRVPAEPPTPLYRVNGKPAIGLAISMAPTGNMLDFGNALTAKMSQIARQLPHGIEVTKVADQSRVVSNAVSGFVRVLGEAIVIVLAVSFVSLGLRAGLVVAAAIPLVLAMTFTGMMLAGIGLQRISLGALIIALGLLVDDAMIAVETMVARLEAGDSRWRAATVAFETTAFPMLTGTLVMIAGFIPVGFAASGAGEYCYSLFVVVLISLLSSWVVAVLFSPLTGSWILSSRPVKSHAKPGLLLRFYRHLISQVLRHRSFTLGLAGASLMVAIWGMSHMQGEFFPASDRPELLVSLTLPANASQARTLSVVEQLEAKLSGNANIDHFTSYSGSGAVRFYLPMDVLNDDENIAQLVVVAKNLTARDRLKAELDRLLAGEFSDVVTRVSPLELGPPVGWPIRYRISGPHYDVVKQYAEKLAGILGQSRATRSVNMTAGEPERVITFVVNQTAARAAGVSSQDIAQLLNRVWSGQSVTTVRDHNRLVDVVLRADDADRLDLSSLAALKLTTAAGTKIAIGQVATLQWGLQDPVMWRRQGFPYVVVQTDVAAGMQAEATSAQLSTAVQQLRAGLAPGYTLDEEGTVAESDKGNGSVFAVLPVTLFVMLILLMVQLQRISRMLLALAMAPFGLPGIVLAMLPSGTPMGFVALLGMIALAGMIIRNAVILIMEADSNLRVGMSRNDALSKAAEHRARPIILTACAAILGMIPISHQVFWGPMAYAIIGGLLVGTLMTLTVLPAALSLVMQRESASSAK; via the coding sequence ATGAGTGAACATTCAGCTCGCGCTAAATTCAACCTTTCCGCCTGGGCGCTAACTCATCAACAGCTGATGGCTTTTCTGATGCTGATGATCCTTGGCGCTGGCATGCTCAGCTATCAGGCGCTGCCGCGCAATGAAGATCCCGCCTTTACCATTAAAACCGCCGTGGTCTCCGCGCAGTGGCCCGGCGCCGATCTCAACGATACGGTGCAACTGCTGACTGAGCCGCTGGAGAAAAAGCTGCAGGAAGTGCCCTATCTGGATTACGTGCAGAGCGAAACGCATCCCGGCAAAACCGTTATCTTTGTGAATCTGCGCGATAGCACGCCGCCCGCCAAAGTGCAGGACATCTGGTATCAGGTGCGCAAGAGAATGCAGGATGTCAGCAGCACGCTGCCTGCGGGCGTTGCGGGCCCGGCGGTCAATGACGATTTTGATGATACCTTTGGCACGATTTACGGTTTTACCGCTGAAGGATTCAGTGCACGTGAATTGCGCGATCGCGTCGAATCGATTCGCGATCGGCTGATGAGCGTGCCGGATATCGGCAAAATTGCGTTGCTCGGTGTGCAGGAGGAGCAGATTGTTGCCAGCTTTTCACCGCGCAAACTCGCGGGTATGGGCCTGAGCCTGCAACAGATCACCGATGCCTTGCAGGCACAGAATGCCTTATCACCCGCCGGCGTCATTCGCACCGACAGCGATAACATCGCGCTGCGCGTCAGCGGTGCCTTCAACTCGGAACAAAGCCTGCGCGACGTGACGCTGCATCTCAACGATCGTTACATTCCCCTGACCGATATCGTCACGCTGTCGCGTGTGCCTGCCGAACCGCCAACGCCGCTTTATCGCGTCAACGGTAAGCCCGCGATTGGGCTGGCGATCTCCATGGCACCGACCGGCAATATGCTGGACTTTGGTAACGCGTTAACGGCTAAGATGTCGCAAATTGCCCGCCAATTGCCGCACGGCATTGAGGTTACAAAAGTGGCCGATCAGTCGCGGGTGGTCAGCAATGCGGTCAGTGGATTTGTGCGGGTGCTCGGTGAAGCTATCGTTATCGTGCTAGCCGTCTCTTTCGTGTCGCTTGGACTGCGCGCCGGTTTAGTGGTGGCAGCGGCAATTCCATTAGTGCTGGCGATGACGTTTACCGGCATGATGCTGGCGGGCATTGGGCTGCAACGTATTTCCCTTGGCGCGCTGATCATTGCGCTGGGCTTGTTGGTTGATGACGCGATGATCGCGGTGGAAACCATGGTCGCCCGACTGGAAGCCGGTGATTCCCGCTGGCGCGCCGCCACGGTGGCCTTTGAAACTACCGCATTTCCGATGCTCACCGGCACGCTGGTGATGATTGCCGGTTTCATTCCCGTCGGCTTCGCCGCATCCGGCGCGGGAGAATATTGCTACTCGCTGTTTGTAGTGGTACTGATCTCGCTGCTCAGTTCCTGGGTTGTCGCGGTGCTGTTCTCTCCGTTGACCGGCAGTTGGATCCTGTCATCGAGGCCAGTTAAATCGCACGCTAAACCCGGTTTATTGCTGCGTTTTTATCGCCATCTGATTTCACAGGTCCTGCGCCATCGAAGTTTCACGCTCGGTCTGGCGGGTGCTTCGTTGATGGTCGCCATCTGGGGCATGAGCCATATGCAGGGCGAGTTTTTCCCCGCCTCCGATCGCCCGGAGCTGCTGGTCAGCCTCACGCTGCCCGCGAACGCATCGCAGGCGCGCACGCTAAGTGTGGTGGAACAGCTCGAAGCGAAACTCAGCGGCAACGCGAATATTGACCACTTCACCTCCTACAGCGGCAGCGGCGCCGTGCGTTTTTATCTGCCGATGGACGTGCTCAACGATGATGAAAACATTGCACAGTTGGTGGTGGTGGCCAAAAATCTGACGGCGAGAGATCGGCTCAAAGCCGAACTCGACCGTCTGCTGGCAGGTGAATTCAGCGATGTGGTGACGCGCGTATCGCCGCTGGAACTGGGGCCACCGGTCGGTTGGCCGATACGCTATCGCATCAGCGGGCCGCATTACGATGTGGTGAAACAGTATGCAGAAAAGCTGGCCGGCATCCTCGGGCAATCACGCGCGACGCGCAGTGTAAACATGACGGCGGGCGAGCCGGAACGCGTCATCACTTTTGTGGTGAACCAGACTGCAGCCCGTGCGGCTGGCGTCTCTTCACAGGATATCGCGCAGCTGCTGAACCGCGTGTGGTCCGGTCAAAGCGTGACGACCGTGAGAGATCATAATCGGCTGGTTGATGTGGTGTTGCGCGCCGACGATGCTGACCGGCTGGATTTGAGTAGCCTCGCTGCGCTCAAACTGACCACCGCAGCAGGCACAAAAATCGCCATCGGCCAGGTGGCGACGCTGCAGTGGGGATTGCAGGATCCGGTGATGTGGCGTCGACAGGGTTTTCCCTATGTGGTGGTACAAACGGATGTAGCGGCAGGCATGCAGGCGGAAGCCACATCCGCGCAGCTCAGTACGGCTGTTCAGCAGCTGCGCGCCGGATTAGCGCCGGGTTACACGCTTGATGAAGAGGGCACGGTTGCCGAATCCGATAAAGGTAACGGTTCGGTGTTTGCCGTATTGCCGGTGACGTTGTTTGTCATGCTGATTCTGCTGATGGTGCAGCTGCAACGAATATCGCGCATGTTGCTGGCTTTGGCGATGGCGCCCTTTGGGCTTCCCGGCATTGTTCTGGCGATGCTGCCCAGCGGTACGCCGATGGGATTTGTCGCTCTGCTCGGGATGATTGCGTTAGCTGGCATGATCATCCGCAACGCGGTAATCCTGATCATGGAAGCCGATAGCAATCTGCGCGTTGGCATGTCACGCAACGATGCGTTAAGCAAAGCGGCAGAGCATCGTGCCCGCCCGATTATTCTCACCGCCTGCGCCGCGATTTTAGGCATGATTCCAATTTCTCATCAGGTATTTTGGGGGCCGATGGCCTACGCCATCATTGGTGGGTTGCTGGTGGGAACGCTGATGACGCTGACGGTGTTGCCCGCAGCGCTCAGTCTGGTGATGCAGCGTGAATCAGCGTCTTCAGCTAAATGA
- a CDS encoding efflux RND transporter periplasmic adaptor subunit, whose translation MTDSFTGLVKQAADHLIGAQRLIALLPLLPCMVVIALSLTACGPRDPLPPAPPRPVKLITVKPATQGRQVQMTGDIHAHDETSLGFRLDGRILARSAEVGDHVNAGQVLATLESSTTQNALQSAMADTDSARATERVAALNLHRMKQLMPSGAIARAQLDSAQSDWQSAAARLQRSEAALNNAKENLRWTQLTAPFSGVITAVSASAGQVVSAGQTVMSLASGTQRDVVMDVPFPAAFSSLPGDAFYVSLLASPAIIAQAHLRDISPQADPQTRTWRVRLTLDDPPPAMLLGASVSVALPESDPRTFILPASVLTRLAGKPAVFVLDAQRGKVARRIVVISRFTASEVYIASGLTAGESVVTAGVSTLRDGEAVSLGDEHP comes from the coding sequence ATGACAGACTCTTTCACCGGCCTGGTCAAACAGGCCGCCGATCATCTTATTGGTGCACAACGCCTGATCGCGTTGCTGCCATTGTTGCCCTGCATGGTGGTCATCGCCTTGTCGCTGACTGCCTGCGGGCCACGCGATCCCTTACCACCCGCGCCTCCAAGACCGGTAAAATTGATCACCGTGAAGCCTGCCACGCAAGGGCGGCAGGTGCAGATGACCGGTGATATTCATGCGCACGATGAAACATCGCTGGGTTTCAGGTTGGATGGGCGGATTCTGGCGCGATCTGCCGAAGTGGGCGACCACGTCAACGCGGGCCAGGTGCTGGCCACGTTAGAAAGCAGCACGACCCAAAACGCGTTACAGAGTGCGATGGCTGACACCGACAGCGCACGGGCAACGGAACGCGTCGCGGCGCTGAATCTGCATCGCATGAAACAGTTGATGCCTTCCGGTGCGATTGCGCGGGCGCAGTTAGACAGCGCGCAATCCGATTGGCAATCCGCCGCTGCGCGTCTGCAGAGAAGCGAAGCCGCACTTAACAACGCGAAAGAAAATCTGCGCTGGACGCAGCTAACGGCCCCTTTCAGCGGTGTGATCACCGCCGTCAGCGCATCTGCCGGACAGGTAGTTAGCGCCGGTCAAACGGTGATGTCGCTGGCAAGCGGTACACAGCGAGATGTGGTGATGGATGTACCTTTCCCGGCGGCATTTTCCTCGCTCCCTGGCGACGCCTTTTATGTATCCCTGCTCGCTTCACCGGCGATTATCGCACAGGCGCATCTGCGCGATATCAGCCCGCAGGCTGATCCACAGACGCGCACCTGGCGGGTTCGATTAACGTTGGACGACCCGCCGCCAGCGATGCTGCTGGGCGCAAGCGTCAGCGTTGCGCTGCCAGAAAGCGATCCGCGCACCTTCATCCTTCCTGCATCCGTTCTAACCCGCTTGGCAGGCAAACCGGCGGTGTTTGTGCTGGATGCGCAGCGCGGCAAGGTAGCGCGCCGCATAGTGGTGATTTCCCGCTTCACCGCCAGCGAAGTCTATATCGCGAGTGGTCTCACGGCGGGCGAAAGCGTGGTCACGGCAGGCGTGAGCACATTGCGCGATGGCGAAGCGGTTTCGCTGGGAGATGAGCACCCATGA